In Arthrobacter citreus, a single genomic region encodes these proteins:
- a CDS encoding lipoate--protein ligase: MLFLDNRGITDPTLNLAMEEYALKNLDPENTYFLFYINEPSIIIGKNQNTAEEINASYVNDHNIHVVRRLSGGGAVYHDIGNLNFSFITKDDGDSFHNFRKFTEPVIEALKELGVDAELSGRNDILAEGRKISGNAQFSTKGRMFSHGTLLFNSNIDEVVNALNVKLEKIQSKGIKSVRSRVANIKEFLKEDITILEFKELILQSIFKEHGKIERYEWTDEDIKNIKELAESRYRNWDWNFGKSPKCNIQQNKRFAAGSIDIRLDVNKGSIENVKIYGDFFGVGDVSDIEQLLIDSKFDKQEIENKLNEVNFTHYFGNVSKEEFMSLLF; this comes from the coding sequence ATGTTATTTTTAGATAATAGAGGAATTACGGATCCAACATTAAATTTAGCTATGGAAGAATATGCGCTAAAAAATCTAGATCCTGAAAATACATATTTTTTATTTTATATTAACGAACCATCAATCATTATTGGTAAAAATCAAAATACTGCCGAGGAGATTAACGCGTCATATGTTAATGATCACAACATCCATGTTGTGCGAAGATTATCTGGAGGCGGAGCGGTATATCACGATATAGGGAATCTAAACTTTAGTTTTATTACTAAGGATGACGGCGATAGCTTTCATAATTTTAGAAAGTTTACTGAACCAGTAATCGAGGCATTAAAAGAACTTGGTGTGGATGCCGAGCTTAGTGGCAGAAATGATATTTTAGCTGAAGGTAGAAAAATCTCTGGTAATGCACAATTTTCTACTAAAGGTAGAATGTTTAGTCACGGTACGTTGTTGTTTAATAGTAATATTGACGAAGTTGTAAATGCATTAAATGTAAAACTAGAAAAAATCCAATCCAAAGGGATTAAATCAGTTAGAAGTAGAGTTGCAAACATTAAGGAATTTTTAAAAGAAGATATTACGATTCTAGAATTTAAAGAATTAATATTACAATCAATTTTTAAAGAACACGGCAAAATAGAACGTTACGAATGGACAGATGAGGATATTAAGAATATTAAAGAGCTTGCTGAGAGTCGATATCGCAATTGGGATTGGAATTTTGGGAAATCTCCTAAATGTAATATTCAACAAAATAAGAGATTTGCAGCTGGATCAATTGATATTCGTTTAGATGTAAACAAAGGAAGTATTGAAAATGTTAAAATTTACGGTGACTTCTTTGGAGTTGGAGATGTATCTGATATAGAACAGCTCCTTATAGATAGTAAATTTGATAAACAAGAGATTGAAAATAAGCTAAATGAAGTTAATTTTACACATTATTTTGGTAACGTCTCTAAAGAAGAATTTATGAGTTTATTATTTTAA
- a CDS encoding TVP38/TMEM64 family protein, protein MNVFDIKAFFTEEHFLHLIQQYKDYGPLVGISMPFLEALCPILPLVVFIFANAAAFGPLLGFLYSWIGSCLGSILLFYAVRKFGQKRFFSFLSKHKKVESSIGWIEKRGFGPIFIMFAFPFSPSFLINIVAGLSRIKISQFLIALVLGKFTMIAVISYLGKDLTSVFQNPIKALYIGIFIFILWIVGKVIEKRMDIKEKTTEKKGTPQSSDEQ, encoded by the coding sequence ATGAACGTTTTTGACATAAAGGCTTTTTTTACAGAGGAACATTTTTTACATCTTATTCAACAATACAAAGATTATGGTCCATTAGTTGGGATATCCATGCCATTTCTTGAAGCGTTATGCCCAATTTTACCTTTGGTCGTTTTTATATTTGCTAATGCTGCGGCATTTGGACCGTTATTAGGATTTTTATATTCTTGGATTGGTTCTTGCTTAGGTTCCATTTTATTATTTTATGCTGTGAGGAAATTTGGTCAGAAACGATTTTTTTCATTTTTAAGTAAGCATAAGAAAGTAGAATCTTCAATTGGATGGATTGAAAAAAGAGGATTTGGTCCAATTTTTATCATGTTTGCTTTTCCGTTCTCTCCATCTTTTTTAATAAATATTGTAGCAGGTTTGTCCCGTATTAAAATTTCCCAGTTTCTAATTGCATTAGTACTTGGAAAGTTTACAATGATTGCAGTGATTAGCTATTTAGGGAAAGATTTGACTTCTGTGTTTCAAAATCCAATTAAAGCATTATATATAGGAATATTTATTTTTATATTGTGGATTGTTGGAAAAGTGATTGAGAAACGTATGGACATCAAAGAAAAAACAACAGAGAAAAAGGGTACACCTCAATCATCTGATGAGCAATAA
- a CDS encoding YhfH family protein has translation MLVKMSEFLKLLPKKLCKQCNSTIEEQHDCYSNTCSKCLKDSF, from the coding sequence ATGCTTGTAAAAATGTCCGAATTTTTAAAACTATTACCGAAGAAACTTTGTAAACAATGTAATTCGACGATTGAAGAACAACATGATTGCTACAGTAATACTTGCTCAAAATGCTTAAAAGATAGTTTTTGA
- a CDS encoding M48 family metallopeptidase — protein sequence MKKATKTKLTKYICLGYLVYIILILLYFYVFTSPDLPSKYKGTFVDPHTFMNHKEANLSSSYSTLKNVLYFISLPIDWIVLSLLLLSGAIERLGESLSKLTRFKFIQVLLYYFFVSVITYIVTFPIDLYRFKLSTKYGLSVQTFNAYMKDEMIGFWINFGMMFFVLYVLYLLIKKQPKKWWLTAWLLSIPFTIFLTFIQPVVIDPLYNDFYPLKDKNLEKKIITLAKEANIPAHRVYEVNMSTKTTTYNAYVTGIGKNARIVLWDTTLKGLTEDEIMFIMAHEMSHYVHKDIYKSMFGLLAGSLGGLYIIHLLMKYVLSKSRSSNQTEKMAVVLTLFLIISGVVEFISDPVSNAFSRSAEKRADLYAVKLTHDPEAGIIAFQKLSKNSLSQVNPPFLVKLFRYDHPTMLERMQYLEAAEKRNGNK from the coding sequence ATGAAAAAAGCTACAAAAACGAAATTGACCAAGTACATTTGTCTAGGCTATCTCGTCTATATCATTTTAATCCTGTTATACTTTTATGTATTTACAAGTCCTGACCTACCTTCAAAATATAAAGGAACATTTGTAGATCCACATACATTTATGAATCATAAAGAAGCTAATTTAAGTTCTAGTTATAGCACATTGAAAAATGTTCTTTACTTTATTAGCTTACCGATCGATTGGATTGTTTTATCACTTTTATTATTAAGTGGAGCGATTGAAAGATTAGGTGAATCGTTATCTAAGTTGACTAGATTTAAGTTTATCCAAGTCCTTTTATATTATTTCTTTGTCTCAGTCATTACATATATCGTTACATTTCCAATTGACTTATATCGATTTAAGTTATCAACTAAATATGGATTGTCGGTTCAAACATTTAATGCATATATGAAGGATGAAATGATTGGTTTTTGGATAAATTTTGGAATGATGTTTTTTGTGCTGTATGTGCTGTATTTATTAATCAAAAAACAACCAAAGAAATGGTGGCTAACGGCATGGCTATTAAGTATTCCTTTTACAATATTTTTAACGTTTATTCAGCCGGTCGTCATCGATCCTTTATATAATGATTTTTATCCATTGAAAGATAAAAACTTAGAAAAGAAAATTATTACATTAGCTAAAGAGGCGAATATTCCTGCACATCGGGTTTATGAAGTAAATATGTCGACTAAGACCACGACTTATAATGCCTACGTAACAGGGATAGGTAAAAATGCAAGAATTGTTTTATGGGATACAACACTTAAGGGGTTAACTGAAGATGAGATTATGTTCATCATGGCTCATGAAATGTCTCATTACGTACACAAAGATATCTATAAATCAATGTTTGGCTTGCTAGCCGGAAGCTTAGGTGGTCTGTATATCATTCACTTATTAATGAAGTATGTTCTATCAAAAAGTAGAAGCAGTAACCAGACTGAAAAAATGGCAGTTGTCTTAACACTATTTTTAATTATTAGTGGAGTTGTAGAATTTATTTCTGACCCGGTTTCAAATGCGTTTTCTAGAAGTGCGGAAAAAAGAGCGGATTTATATGCTGTTAAGTTAACACATGATCCTGAAGCAGGGATTATTGCGTTTCAAAAATTATCAAAAAACAGTCTTTCCCAGGTAAATCCTCCATTTCTTGTGAAGTTATTTAGATATGATCATCCGACTATGTTGGAAAGAATGCAGTATTTAGAGGCAGCTGAGAAAAGAAATGGTAACAAATAA
- a CDS encoding competence protein has translation MNNSKGKVKVLNEYEINKSTMAIIPEFTVDLVVISKVLESDDNFYVLMKPIEIIERSCAYFGSSYRGRREGTKQMISITHKPPIAISSMNQIFFFPTSSSLKVECSWISYNHVAKFKGGKYNRSIVEFFNGVELPLDISRGSFENQLYRTAHLRAIYEDRLNPENVQQRNYRLVPDKEITSYIKGVTVHEK, from the coding sequence ATGAATAATTCGAAAGGAAAAGTTAAGGTACTAAACGAGTATGAAATCAACAAATCAACAATGGCAATCATACCTGAGTTTACGGTGGATTTAGTAGTGATTTCAAAGGTATTGGAATCAGATGATAATTTTTATGTACTAATGAAGCCGATTGAAATTATTGAGAGAAGCTGCGCTTATTTTGGAAGCAGTTATCGCGGCAGGCGTGAAGGCACAAAACAAATGATATCCATTACTCACAAACCACCAATTGCAATCAGCTCAATGAATCAAATTTTCTTTTTCCCCACTTCATCTTCTTTAAAAGTAGAATGTTCTTGGATCTCCTACAATCACGTTGCAAAATTCAAAGGCGGTAAATATAATCGATCAATTGTTGAATTTTTTAATGGTGTTGAACTCCCACTAGATATATCCCGCGGTTCATTTGAAAATCAATTATATCGAACTGCCCATTTAAGAGCTATTTATGAAGATCGACTCAATCCTGAGAATGTACAACAAAGAAATTATAGATTAGTTCCTGATAAAGAAATTACTTCTTATATAAAAGGAGTAACGGTACACGAAAAATAA
- the aceA gene encoding isocitrate lyase, whose product MTKNREKRIAELQESWELDSRWNGITRTYTAEDVIKLRGSIDIEQTLAKKGAEKLWKLLNEESYVNALGALTGNQAIQQVKAGLKAIYLSGWQVAADANLSGQMYPDQSLYPANSVPAVVKRINQAFQRADQIQYVEGGEEVDYFAPIMADAEAGFGGQLNVFELMKSMIEAGAAGVHFEDQLSSEKKCGHLGGKVLLPTQTAVRNLISARLAADVMGVPTLIVARTDADAADLITSDIDPVDQQFITGERTPEGFYRTKAGLDQAIARGLAYAPYADLVWCETSEPNLEDAKRFADAIHAKFPGKLLAYNCSPSFNWKKKLDDETIETFQQQIAAMGYKFQFVTLAGFHALNFGMFELARNYKVRGMGAYSELQQAEFASEQHGYTATRHQREVGTGYFDQVAQVITGGTSSTTALKGSTEEQQFSAN is encoded by the coding sequence ATGACGAAAAATCGTGAGAAACGTATTGCTGAATTACAAGAAAGCTGGGAACTTGATTCTAGATGGAATGGTATTACAAGGACTTATACAGCTGAGGATGTTATTAAATTAAGAGGATCAATTGATATTGAACAAACATTAGCTAAAAAAGGTGCAGAAAAATTATGGAAGCTTTTAAACGAAGAGAGCTATGTTAATGCATTGGGAGCATTGACTGGAAATCAGGCAATTCAACAAGTAAAAGCAGGTTTGAAGGCAATCTATTTAAGTGGATGGCAAGTAGCTGCAGATGCAAATCTTTCTGGTCAAATGTATCCAGATCAAAGCTTATATCCAGCAAATTCTGTACCAGCTGTTGTAAAAAGAATTAATCAGGCTTTTCAACGTGCAGATCAAATTCAATATGTTGAAGGTGGAGAGGAAGTAGATTACTTCGCACCGATTATGGCAGATGCAGAGGCTGGATTCGGTGGCCAATTAAATGTATTTGAACTAATGAAAAGCATGATTGAAGCGGGAGCGGCTGGAGTACATTTTGAAGATCAATTGTCTTCTGAGAAAAAATGCGGTCATTTAGGCGGAAAAGTATTATTACCTACTCAAACTGCGGTTCGCAATCTAATCTCTGCTCGATTAGCAGCCGATGTAATGGGAGTTCCTACTCTAATTGTTGCACGAACTGATGCTGATGCAGCAGATTTAATTACAAGTGATATTGACCCAGTTGATCAGCAATTTATCACAGGGGAAAGAACACCAGAAGGATTTTATCGTACAAAGGCTGGGTTAGACCAAGCAATTGCTCGTGGTCTTGCTTATGCACCGTATGCAGATTTAGTTTGGTGTGAAACATCGGAGCCAAATTTAGAAGATGCAAAACGGTTTGCAGATGCAATACATGCAAAATTCCCTGGTAAATTACTTGCATATAACTGTTCTCCTTCATTTAACTGGAAGAAGAAATTAGATGACGAAACAATCGAGACATTCCAACAACAAATTGCTGCAATGGGTTACAAATTCCAATTCGTTACACTGGCTGGTTTCCACGCATTAAACTTTGGAATGTTTGAATTAGCTAGGAATTATAAAGTACGTGGAATGGGAGCATATTCAGAGCTTCAACAAGCTGAATTTGCAAGTGAACAACATGGCTACACTGCGACAAGACATCAACGCGAAGTAGGAACAGGTTATTTTGATCAAGTGGCTCAAGTTATTACTGGAGGAACTTCTTCAACTACTGCTCTTAAAGGTTCTACAGAAGAACAACAATTTTCAGCTAATTAA
- a CDS encoding MBL fold metallo-hydrolase: MKVTVIGYWGGYPGKSEATSCYLFKSKNFNLLVDCGSGALAALQNYIDPNSLNAVILSHYHHDHIADIGVLQYYKLVNADKLKFALPIYGHNFNQEKFNSLTYKEATKGYEYRPNEALDLGPFTIRFLKTVHPVDCFAFRIETANHSVVYTADSSYTEEFIPFSSNADLLISDCNMYEHQDGAKVGHMSSKDAATIANEANVKELLLSHLPHKGNTKDLIIEAKKYYNGIVHLAYTGFEWKLKG; encoded by the coding sequence ATGAAAGTAACCGTAATCGGTTATTGGGGCGGCTATCCAGGTAAAAGTGAAGCAACATCATGTTATTTATTTAAATCTAAAAATTTTAATCTATTGGTTGATTGTGGTTCAGGCGCGTTAGCAGCTTTACAAAATTACATTGATCCTAATAGCTTAAATGCTGTAATCCTTTCACATTATCATCATGATCATATTGCGGATATAGGAGTACTACAATACTACAAGCTTGTAAACGCTGATAAGCTTAAGTTTGCTTTACCTATATATGGTCATAACTTTAATCAAGAAAAATTTAATTCATTAACATATAAAGAGGCAACAAAGGGATATGAATATAGACCAAATGAGGCCCTTGATTTAGGTCCATTTACAATACGTTTTCTTAAGACTGTTCATCCAGTTGATTGTTTTGCATTCCGAATTGAAACTGCAAATCATTCAGTCGTATATACTGCCGATTCAAGCTATACGGAAGAGTTCATTCCATTCTCTTCCAATGCGGATTTACTTATAAGTGACTGTAATATGTATGAACACCAAGATGGAGCTAAAGTGGGACATATGAGCAGTAAAGATGCTGCGACGATAGCTAATGAAGCAAATGTAAAAGAATTACTTTTATCCCATCTTCCTCATAAGGGAAATACAAAAGATTTAATCATTGAGGCAAAGAAGTATTATAATGGAATTGTTCATTTAGCTTATACAGGATTTGAATGGAAATTAAAAGGATAG
- the aceB gene encoding malate synthase A, whose protein sequence is MTTELSKIKVLGNHVEGSTDILTTEALSFLEQLHLKFDQRRQELLLNRKERMRFLQNGGKLQFLEETKHIRESEWSIAPIPTDLQDRRVEITGPVDRKMIINALNSDAFVFMADFEDATSPTWENIISGQVNLRDAVNRTISLHSKGKTYQLKEKPAVLLVRPRGWHLEEKHITVNGENMSGSLVDFGLYFFHNAKQALKNGSGPYFYLPKMESYLEARLWNEVFVFAQNELNIPVGTIKATVLIETIAASFEMDEILYELKDHSAGFNCGRWDYIFSFIKMMRYDQSIILPDRSVVTMEVPFMRSYSHKVIQTCHRRNAPAIGGMAAQIPIKGDKERNEAAFEKVRKDKEREAKDGHDGTWVAHPGLVAVALEQFNQFMPTPNQIHRKREDVYVTEADLLEIPSGVITEQGLRTNITVAIQYIEAWLSGRGAVPLYNLMEDAATAEISRAQIWQWVRHEKGILEDGTNITLQLVDSLKNEEMMKLQLEIGKEEFEAKQFKKAIELFDDLISNDEFADFLTLNGYNFL, encoded by the coding sequence ATGACAACTGAGCTTTCGAAAATTAAGGTTCTAGGTAATCATGTAGAGGGTTCAACTGACATTCTTACGACCGAAGCTTTAAGTTTTTTAGAACAATTACATCTGAAATTTGATCAACGTAGACAAGAGCTGTTATTAAACAGAAAAGAAAGAATGCGCTTTTTACAAAATGGAGGTAAGCTGCAATTTTTGGAGGAAACAAAACATATTCGTGAAAGTGAATGGTCAATTGCACCTATTCCAACGGATTTACAAGATCGAAGGGTGGAGATAACGGGGCCAGTTGATCGGAAAATGATAATTAATGCATTGAATTCAGATGCATTTGTTTTCATGGCTGATTTTGAGGATGCAACTTCTCCAACTTGGGAAAATATTATTTCAGGTCAGGTCAATTTAAGAGATGCTGTGAATCGAACGATTTCACTTCATTCAAAAGGAAAAACTTATCAATTAAAAGAGAAGCCAGCTGTACTATTAGTCCGCCCAAGGGGCTGGCATTTAGAAGAAAAGCATATAACTGTAAATGGTGAAAATATGTCTGGCAGCTTAGTAGATTTTGGACTTTATTTTTTTCATAATGCAAAACAGGCATTAAAAAACGGCTCTGGTCCTTATTTTTATTTGCCTAAAATGGAAAGTTATTTGGAAGCAAGATTATGGAATGAGGTCTTTGTATTTGCTCAAAACGAGTTAAATATACCAGTTGGAACAATTAAAGCAACGGTATTAATCGAAACAATTGCTGCTTCATTTGAAATGGATGAAATTCTGTATGAGTTAAAAGATCATTCGGCAGGATTTAATTGTGGAAGATGGGATTATATTTTTAGTTTTATAAAAATGATGCGTTACGATCAATCTATTATTCTTCCTGATCGTTCAGTTGTGACGATGGAAGTACCTTTTATGCGCTCATATTCTCATAAAGTAATTCAAACATGTCATCGTAGAAATGCTCCGGCAATTGGAGGAATGGCTGCTCAAATTCCAATTAAGGGTGATAAGGAACGAAACGAAGCTGCGTTTGAAAAGGTAAGAAAAGATAAAGAGCGAGAAGCAAAGGATGGTCACGATGGTACTTGGGTGGCTCATCCTGGTTTAGTAGCTGTTGCACTTGAACAATTTAATCAATTTATGCCTACACCAAACCAGATTCATAGAAAACGTGAGGATGTCTATGTAACTGAAGCAGATCTTTTAGAGATTCCTAGTGGAGTCATTACAGAACAAGGTCTTAGAACGAATATAACAGTTGCGATCCAATACATTGAGGCATGGTTAAGTGGACGAGGAGCTGTACCACTTTACAATTTAATGGAGGATGCTGCAACTGCTGAAATTTCGCGTGCGCAAATTTGGCAATGGGTACGTCATGAAAAGGGTATTTTAGAGGACGGTACAAACATTACTCTACAATTAGTTGATTCATTAAAAAACGAAGAAATGATGAAGCTTCAACTAGAAATCGGTAAAGAAGAGTTTGAAGCAAAGCAATTTAAAAAAGCAATTGAATTATTTGATGACTTAATTAGCAACGATGAATTTGCAGATTTTCTAACTTTAAACGGATATAACTTTTTATAA
- the lepB gene encoding signal peptidase I → MLRKEVFDWGKAIFIGIAIAFIVRTFLFSTYVVDGESMMPTLKNGNLLVINKFGYELSNIKRFDVIVFHANKQEDYVKRVIGLPGDSIEYKDDQLYINDKKWSEPFLNDYKNTLKGTPFTGDFNLNEITGKAKVPPGYVFVEGDNRPKSYDSRLFGFVKIDKIVGKVDLLYWPLSSLNTNFNK, encoded by the coding sequence ATGCTAAGAAAAGAAGTATTTGATTGGGGAAAAGCGATCTTTATCGGAATCGCAATTGCTTTTATTGTTCGAACTTTTCTATTTTCTACTTATGTAGTTGATGGAGAGTCTATGATGCCAACTTTAAAGAATGGAAATTTACTAGTAATAAATAAATTTGGATATGAATTAAGTAATATAAAAAGATTTGATGTAATAGTCTTTCATGCAAATAAACAAGAGGATTATGTTAAACGAGTTATTGGTTTACCCGGAGATTCAATCGAATATAAGGATGATCAACTTTATATTAACGATAAAAAATGGAGTGAACCATTTTTAAATGATTACAAAAATACACTAAAGGGAACACCTTTTACTGGTGACTTTAATTTAAACGAAATTACGGGTAAAGCTAAAGTTCCTCCTGGTTATGTGTTTGTAGAAGGTGACAATCGACCAAAAAGTTATGATAGTCGTTTGTTTGGATTTGTAAAAATTGATAAAATTGTAGGGAAGGTCGATTTACTATATTGGCCGCTTTCAAGTTTGAATACGAATTTTAACAAATAA
- the hemY gene encoding protoporphyrinogen oxidase: MNKKVVIIGGGITGLTAAYYLKQEKIKNNLPIDIQLIEGSSRLGGKIQTIRKDGFVIERGPDSFLARKKSAYRLAENLGIQDQIVFNSAGKSYVLAHNKLHGMPEGSNMGIPTQIKPFIFSGLFSPAGKIRAGLDFVLPKTHVQGDMSLGKFFRRRLGNEVVENLIEPLLSGIYSGDIDQMSLMATFPQFFQIEQKHQSIVLGMKKEMPVKKSKGPRKGIFQTVSTGLQTIVERIEEELDKEEVLKGVQVVNINKIGKKYEITLSNNEKIESDSIIVTVPHRFIPQLFNDKPVFEPFKKVPSTSVANVALAFPEHAIKKDINGTGFVVSRNNDYNITACTWTHKKWAHACPKGKVLLRCYVGRPYNKEIVDKTDEELVEIVLEDLRKTMDITEKPEFYIVSRWKDAMPQYTINHKERTKNMEQYLQKEMPGVSVIGCSFYGSGLPDCIDQGEKAVSDTIEFLFSKEKQSVPSY; this comes from the coding sequence GTGAATAAGAAGGTCGTCATTATTGGTGGCGGTATTACTGGATTGACAGCTGCCTACTATTTAAAACAAGAAAAAATAAAAAATAACCTTCCGATTGATATTCAATTAATTGAAGGATCATCAAGGCTTGGCGGGAAAATCCAAACGATTAGAAAAGATGGATTTGTGATTGAGCGTGGACCTGATTCATTTTTGGCAAGGAAAAAGAGTGCGTATCGATTAGCTGAAAATTTAGGTATTCAAGATCAAATCGTTTTTAACTCTGCTGGAAAATCCTATGTTTTAGCCCATAATAAATTACATGGAATGCCAGAAGGTTCTAATATGGGGATTCCTACTCAAATTAAACCTTTTATATTTTCAGGTCTATTTTCACCGGCGGGAAAAATTCGTGCAGGTCTAGATTTTGTTTTACCTAAAACACATGTCCAAGGGGATATGTCATTAGGTAAATTTTTCAGAAGAAGACTTGGTAATGAAGTAGTTGAAAATTTAATTGAGCCATTATTATCAGGTATTTATTCTGGTGATATTGACCAAATGAGTTTAATGGCGACATTTCCTCAATTCTTCCAAATTGAACAAAAACATCAAAGTATTGTTCTAGGTATGAAAAAAGAAATGCCTGTAAAAAAATCAAAAGGTCCTAGAAAAGGAATTTTCCAGACTGTAAGTACAGGACTTCAAACAATCGTTGAACGAATTGAAGAAGAGTTAGATAAAGAGGAAGTTTTAAAGGGTGTACAAGTTGTTAATATAAATAAAATTGGAAAAAAATATGAGATTACACTAAGCAATAATGAGAAGATCGAATCAGATTCAATTATCGTTACTGTACCTCATCGTTTCATTCCACAACTATTTAACGATAAACCTGTATTTGAGCCTTTCAAAAAAGTACCTTCTACATCAGTTGCGAATGTTGCACTTGCATTTCCGGAGCATGCAATTAAGAAGGATATTAATGGTACAGGCTTTGTTGTTTCACGAAACAACGACTATAATATAACAGCATGTACTTGGACTCATAAAAAATGGGCACATGCCTGTCCAAAGGGTAAGGTACTATTACGTTGTTATGTTGGACGACCATACAATAAGGAAATAGTCGATAAAACAGATGAAGAACTGGTTGAAATTGTTTTAGAAGATTTAAGAAAAACGATGGATATAACTGAAAAACCTGAATTTTATATTGTTTCAAGATGGAAAGATGCGATGCCTCAATATACGATTAATCATAAAGAGCGTACGAAAAATATGGAACAATATTTACAAAAGGAAATGCCAGGAGTATCAGTGATTGGCTGCTCATTTTATGGTTCAGGTTTACCAGATTGCATAGATCAAGGTGAAAAAGCAGTTTCAGATACGATTGAGTTCTTATTCTCTAAAGAAAAACAATCTGTTCCAAGTTATTAA
- a CDS encoding fatty acid--CoA ligase family protein, with translation MNLVETLSQSALKHPEHSAVIFEGQTLSYSTLDTYITKFASGLSKLGIEKGDKVALVVGNSPHFIIALYGALKVGAAIIPVNPLYSPDELLYILTNGDAKAVITLDLFLPLVEKASPILPNIEHFIICETKQENPYEFKNNKLKSFTNVVGLGDVDFKGPELVEDDLAVILYTSGTTGKPKGAMLTHKNLYSNAMDAGHFLSFSSSEKVIATLPAFHVFCLTVALNAPLMYGATVILVPKFSPKEIFDIIRSYKATVFAGVPTMYNFLYQFPEGKTEDFESIRLCISGGSSLPVALLENFEKKFNVMISEGYGLSEASPVTTFNPLDRPRKAGSIGTNISNVENKVVNALGEEVAVGEVGELIVRGPNIMKGYYNMPEETAMTIRDGWLYTGDLARIDEDGYFYIVDRKKELIIVGGYNVYPREVEEVIYNHPDVVECAVIGLPDDNFGESVKAYVVSKNPSLSVEALEEYCNAHLAKYKVPRSIEFISELPKNATGKILRRALKDSVIQ, from the coding sequence TTGAATTTAGTTGAAACACTGTCACAATCGGCTTTGAAGCATCCTGAGCACTCTGCCGTTATCTTTGAAGGACAAACTCTATCATATTCAACACTAGATACTTACATTACGAAATTTGCGAGTGGTCTCTCAAAACTAGGAATTGAAAAAGGAGATAAAGTAGCTTTAGTTGTTGGTAATTCTCCTCATTTTATTATAGCGCTATATGGTGCATTAAAGGTTGGAGCGGCTATTATACCAGTTAATCCTCTTTATTCACCAGATGAATTACTATACATATTAACAAACGGCGACGCAAAAGCAGTAATCACCTTAGACCTATTTCTTCCACTAGTAGAAAAAGCTTCACCGATTCTTCCTAACATCGAACACTTCATTATTTGTGAAACAAAGCAAGAAAATCCGTATGAATTTAAAAACAATAAATTGAAATCGTTTACAAATGTAGTTGGCCTTGGAGATGTAGATTTCAAAGGACCTGAATTAGTAGAAGATGATTTAGCAGTCATCTTATATACTTCTGGTACAACAGGTAAACCAAAGGGAGCTATGTTAACGCATAAGAACTTATATTCCAATGCAATGGATGCGGGCCATTTTTTAAGCTTTTCGAGTTCTGAAAAAGTAATAGCAACTTTACCTGCTTTTCATGTATTCTGTTTAACTGTAGCTTTAAATGCGCCTTTAATGTACGGAGCTACTGTTATTTTAGTGCCTAAGTTTAGTCCAAAAGAAATATTTGATATCATTCGTTCATATAAGGCAACAGTATTTGCTGGTGTACCAACAATGTATAATTTCCTTTATCAATTCCCTGAAGGAAAGACAGAGGACTTTGAGTCTATTCGATTATGCATATCGGGAGGTTCCTCATTACCAGTTGCACTATTAGAAAATTTTGAGAAGAAATTTAATGTTATGATCTCAGAAGGTTATGGATTATCAGAAGCTTCACCTGTTACTACATTTAACCCATTAGATCGTCCGAGAAAAGCAGGATCAATTGGAACAAATATTAGCAATGTAGAAAATAAAGTTGTAAATGCACTTGGTGAAGAAGTTGCAGTTGGCGAAGTAGGTGAATTAATCGTTCGAGGACCAAATATTATGAAAGGTTATTATAATATGCCAGAGGAAACGGCAATGACGATTCGTGACGGATGGCTATATACTGGTGACCTAGCAAGAATAGATGAGGATGGCTATTTCTATATAGTCGATCGCAAAAAAGAACTGATTATTGTAGGTGGCTATAATGTGTATCCTCGTGAAGTTGAAGAGGTAATTTACAATCACCCTGATGTTGTTGAATGTGCTGTAATTGGATTACCAGACGATAATTTCGGCGAAAGTGTAAAAGCATATGTCGTTTCTAAAAATCCATCATTAAGTGTAGAAGCACTGGAAGAATATTGCAATGCACATCTAGCAAAATATAAAGTACCAAGATCAATCGAGTTTATTTCTGAGCTACCAAAAAATGCAACGGGTAAAATACTTAGAAGAGCATTAAAGGATTCTGTTATTCAATAG